The Phoenix dactylifera cultivar Barhee BC4 chromosome 15, palm_55x_up_171113_PBpolish2nd_filt_p, whole genome shotgun sequence genome contains a region encoding:
- the LOC103712549 gene encoding annexin A13-like — protein MALSSRSSISPSCESACQEIHAKWNQLKFLGETLASRTPAERQQIKETYRAMYHEDLVEHLHKAWMANSKDEMFDILYMWMLELHERDAMVARDAVERSNVDYKALIEMYTRRKSNQLFFIKQAYLAKFKRHLDQDIISEPPHPCQRILLALAASHKSHHDDVSPHIAKCDAKRLYEAGKGSMGSIDESAILEMFSKRSIPQLKLAFCCYKHIYGHDYTKTLKRENSGEFEDSLRVVVCCIYNPSKYYSKMLHTSLKEADADKRLLTRMMLGSAEVDMEEVKSAFLKRYRKKLEDAICESLPDGDYRDFLVALTNAPISAS, from the exons ATGGCTCTCAGTTCCCGTTCATCGATCAGCCCGAGCTGCGAGAGTGCCTGCCAAGAAATCCATGCAAAATGGAATCAACTCAAATTTCTTGGTGAGACGCTGGCAAGCCGAACTCCAGCTGAGAGGCAACAAATCAAGGAGACGTATCGCGCCATGTATCACGAGGACCTCGTCGAACACCTTCATAAGGCCTGGATGGCCAACTCAAAGGATGAG ATGTTCGACATATTATACATGTGGATGCTCGAGCTTCACGAGCGTGACGCCATGGTGGCAAGGGATGCAGTGGAGCGCAGCAATGTTGATTACAAGGCCCTCATCGAGATGTACACTCGTCGGAAATCAAACCAGCTCTTCTTCATCAAACAAGCTTACCTTGCAAAGTTCAAGAGGCACCTGGACCAAGATATCATCTCTGAGCCACCCCACCCATGCCAAAGG ATACTATTGGCTCTCGCTGCATCCCACAAGTCCCACCATGATGATGTCAGTCCACACATCGCCAAGTGCGATGCCAAGAGGCTGTATGAAGCTGGGAAGGGGAGCATGGGATCGATCGATGAATCTGCGATCCTTGAGATGTTCAGCAAGAGGAGCATCCCACAGCTGAAGCTGGCATTCTGCTGCtacaaacatatatatgggcATGATTACACCAAG ACGCTCAAGAGAGAGAACAGTGGAGAATTTGAGGACTCGCTTAGAGTTGTGGTCTGCTGCATATATAATCCATCCAAGTACTACTCCAAG ATGCTGCACACAAGCTTGAAGGAGGCAGATGCTGATAAAAGATTGCTGACAAGGATGATGCTGGGTAGTGCAGAAGTGGACATGGAAGAGGTGAAGTCTGCATTTTTAAAGAGATACAGGAAGAAGCTAGAGGATGCCATTTGTGAGAGTCTTCCAGATGGGGATTACAGAGACTTCCTTGTGGCTCTAACAAATGCTCCAATCTCTGCTTCTTGA